A genome region from Geminicoccus roseus DSM 18922 includes the following:
- a CDS encoding UDP-N-acetylmuramoyl-tripeptide--D-alanyl-D-alanine ligase codes for MSPLWTSEQAAEATGGAVGGGPWQVGGVAIDTRELAAGDLFVALAGENRDGHAFVPQALAAGAGAVLVAEADAVPPGRPCLVVADTLRGLEGLAFHRRAESAGRIVGITGSAGKTTAKAALATLLAGFGQTHASAKSHNNHWGVPLSLARMPRDASFGVFELGMNHAGEIRALVAQVRPHVALVTTIAPAHLGHFSGEEAIARAKAEIFERVEPGGTVVLPADNRWSGLLRTLAERSPAGRILTFGRDAGADVRLLAEQGGAEGSDVTAWADGRQLSWRLDLPGGHQVDNSLGWLAVALALDLDLDAVAARMPLVRPVDGRGVRRPVELPSGVRILLLDESYNANPASMRAALDVLARQPGRKVAVLGDMLELGPQSDSLHAGLAPALEAAGVQAAYLCGSAMAELAGRLPCPMEVHHAPSSAEILPLLATGLRDGDAVLVKGSLGSRMRVIVDGLQPPGSDRA; via the coding sequence ATGAGCCCGCTCTGGACGTCGGAGCAGGCGGCCGAGGCCACCGGCGGGGCCGTCGGGGGCGGCCCGTGGCAGGTCGGCGGGGTCGCCATCGACACTCGCGAGCTGGCAGCGGGCGACCTGTTCGTCGCGCTGGCCGGAGAGAACCGCGACGGCCACGCCTTCGTCCCGCAGGCGCTGGCCGCCGGGGCCGGGGCGGTGCTGGTCGCCGAGGCCGATGCCGTCCCGCCAGGCCGGCCCTGCCTGGTGGTGGCCGACACGCTGCGCGGCCTGGAAGGGCTGGCGTTCCACCGCCGCGCCGAGAGTGCCGGCCGGATCGTCGGCATCACCGGCAGTGCGGGCAAGACCACCGCCAAGGCGGCCCTGGCCACCCTCCTGGCCGGGTTTGGCCAAACCCATGCCAGCGCCAAGAGCCACAACAACCACTGGGGGGTGCCGCTGAGCCTCGCCCGGATGCCGCGCGACGCGAGCTTCGGGGTGTTCGAGCTCGGCATGAACCATGCGGGGGAAATCCGCGCCCTGGTCGCCCAGGTCCGCCCGCACGTCGCCCTGGTCACCACGATCGCCCCGGCCCATCTGGGGCATTTCTCCGGCGAGGAGGCGATTGCGCGCGCCAAGGCCGAGATCTTCGAGCGGGTCGAGCCGGGCGGCACCGTGGTGCTGCCCGCCGACAACCGGTGGTCGGGCCTGCTGCGCACCCTGGCGGAGCGCTCGCCGGCCGGCCGGATCCTGACTTTCGGCCGCGACGCCGGTGCCGATGTCCGGCTGCTGGCCGAGCAGGGAGGGGCGGAGGGCAGCGACGTGACGGCTTGGGCCGATGGCCGGCAGCTGTCCTGGCGCCTCGATCTTCCAGGCGGCCATCAGGTCGACAACAGCCTGGGCTGGCTGGCGGTGGCCCTGGCCCTGGACCTCGACCTGGATGCGGTCGCGGCACGGATGCCGCTGGTCCGGCCGGTGGACGGGCGCGGCGTGCGCCGCCCGGTCGAGCTCCCGTCCGGCGTCAGGATCCTCCTGCTCGACGAGAGCTACAACGCCAATCCGGCCTCGATGCGGGCGGCGCTGGACGTGCTGGCCCGCCAGCCCGGCCGCAAGGTGGCGGTGCTGGGCGACATGCTGGAGCTGGGCCCGCAGTCGGACAGCCTGCATGCCGGGCTGGCGCCGGCGCTGGAGGCCGCCGGGGTCCAGGCGGCCTATCTGTGCGGATCGGCGATGGCGGAGCTGGCCGGCCGGCTGCCCTGCCCGATGGAGGTCCACCATGCCCCCTCCAGCGCCGAGATCCTGCCGCTCCTGGCCACCGGTCTGCGCGATGGCGATGCGGTGCTCGTCAAAGGTTCATTGGGAAGTCGCATGCGCGTGATCGTCGACGGACTTCAGCCCCCGGGCTCGGACCGCGCCTGA
- a CDS encoding FtsW/RodA/SpoVE family cell cycle protein, which yields MIVVARSDRSVFGSWWWTVDRVLMLGFAILALIGLILVFAASGPIAIRNNNPATYFVERQALFLAMSIALMMAASMLSPRGVLRLSMALLVLFLVFTALTPYGPEVKGAHRWLDFGSFRLQPSEFVKPTLAIVVAWLLARTQGLQGLLPALLPVGVALAMLAGQPDIGMAFVVAAVFGIQLFLAGLGWIWIMAAAGAGIAGLWGAYLFYPHFTQRVDGFMDPSKEVYQVDKAMNAVASGGFLGRGPGEGVVKFQLPDAHSDFIFAATAEEFGVITCLILVGLFFFLLFRALRRVASLHDRFCLLAAGGLAAQFGLQSFINMAVNLNLMPTKGMTLPFISYGGSSLLAFGLSIGLLLALTRRGAHLETQR from the coding sequence ATGATCGTCGTCGCGCGCAGCGATCGCAGCGTCTTCGGCTCCTGGTGGTGGACGGTCGACCGCGTCCTGATGCTGGGCTTCGCGATCCTAGCCCTGATCGGCCTGATCCTGGTGTTCGCCGCCAGCGGCCCGATCGCAATCCGCAACAACAACCCCGCGACCTATTTCGTCGAGCGGCAGGCCCTGTTCCTGGCGATGTCGATCGCGCTGATGATGGCAGCCTCGATGCTGTCGCCCAGGGGCGTGCTGCGCCTGTCGATGGCGCTGCTTGTCCTGTTCCTGGTGTTCACGGCGCTCACCCCCTACGGTCCTGAAGTCAAGGGCGCCCATCGCTGGCTGGATTTCGGCAGCTTCCGCCTGCAGCCTTCCGAGTTCGTCAAGCCGACCCTGGCGATCGTGGTCGCCTGGCTGCTGGCGCGCACCCAGGGGCTGCAGGGCCTTCTTCCGGCGCTCCTGCCGGTGGGCGTGGCGCTGGCCATGCTGGCCGGCCAGCCCGACATCGGCATGGCGTTCGTGGTGGCCGCGGTGTTCGGGATCCAGCTCTTCCTGGCCGGGCTCGGCTGGATCTGGATCATGGCCGCGGCCGGAGCCGGCATTGCCGGGCTTTGGGGCGCCTACCTGTTCTACCCGCACTTCACCCAGCGGGTGGACGGGTTCATGGATCCCTCCAAGGAGGTCTATCAGGTCGACAAGGCGATGAACGCGGTGGCCTCCGGCGGCTTCCTCGGGCGGGGGCCGGGCGAGGGCGTGGTCAAGTTCCAGCTCCCCGACGCCCATTCCGACTTCATCTTCGCCGCCACCGCCGAGGAGTTCGGGGTCATCACCTGCCTGATCCTGGTGGGCCTGTTCTTCTTCCTGCTGTTCCGGGCGCTGCGCCGGGTCGCCAGCCTGCACGACCGGTTCTGCCTGCTGGCCGCCGGCGGCCTTGCCGCCCAGTTCGGCCTGCAGTCCTTCATCAACATGGCGGTCAACCTGAACCTGATGCCGACCAAGGGCATGACCCTGCCGTTCATCTCCTATGGCGGCAGCTCGCTGCTGGCGTTCGGCCTCAGCATCGGCCTGCTCCTGGCGCTGACCCGGCGCGGCGCGCATCTGGAAACCCAGCGATGA
- the murD gene encoding UDP-N-acetylmuramoyl-L-alanine--D-glutamate ligase has protein sequence MSWMERIAGRDVGVLGLGRSGMATVRALLGKAGRVMAFDDDARAIARAVELGAVRPDPAAIGGLAAMVVSPGIPLTHPAPHPVVQAASQANIPLIADLDLLAARLGDRLVVGITGTNGKSTTAALIHHLLTRAGRPAVLGGNIGVPVLDLDLGPPDAVVVLELSSYQLDLIHDLPIDVSVWTNLTPDHLDRHGSMDGYIQAKEKLFRHGRGHATAVIGADDRPSRLAAIRLAALGTHRIVPVSGDHMPGPGVGVVEGRLIDASDKTSRFVTDLGQARTLRGHHNQQNAAAAYAAVRALGMAPKVAAEGMFDFPGLPHRMEQVLEKDGVAWVNDSKATNPDAAGKSLAAYERIVWIAGGRPKPGGFRELAPAMANVTTALLIGEAADAIAADLGSVVECRKVGTLEAAVAAAREIAGPGATVLLAPACASFDQFQDYEARGQAFRALAAGRAA, from the coding sequence ATGAGCTGGATGGAGCGGATCGCCGGTCGTGACGTGGGTGTCCTGGGGCTCGGGCGCAGCGGCATGGCGACGGTGCGGGCCCTGCTCGGCAAGGCCGGGCGGGTCATGGCGTTCGATGACGATGCGCGGGCGATCGCCCGGGCGGTCGAGCTGGGCGCGGTGCGTCCCGATCCGGCGGCGATCGGGGGCCTGGCCGCCATGGTGGTCAGCCCCGGCATCCCCCTGACCCATCCCGCCCCGCACCCGGTGGTGCAGGCCGCCTCCCAGGCAAACATCCCGCTGATCGCCGACCTGGACCTCCTGGCCGCGCGCCTGGGCGACCGCCTGGTGGTGGGGATCACCGGCACCAACGGAAAGTCGACCACCGCCGCCCTGATCCACCATCTCCTGACCCGCGCCGGCCGGCCGGCGGTGCTCGGCGGCAATATCGGCGTGCCGGTCCTCGACCTGGACCTGGGGCCGCCCGATGCCGTGGTCGTGCTGGAGCTGTCCTCCTACCAGCTCGACCTGATCCACGACCTGCCGATCGACGTCTCGGTCTGGACCAATCTCACCCCGGACCATCTGGACCGCCACGGCTCGATGGACGGCTACATCCAGGCCAAGGAGAAGCTGTTCCGGCACGGCCGCGGCCATGCCACCGCGGTGATCGGCGCCGATGACCGCCCCAGCCGCCTGGCCGCGATCCGGCTGGCGGCGCTCGGCACCCACCGGATCGTGCCGGTCTCCGGCGACCACATGCCCGGTCCGGGCGTGGGCGTGGTCGAGGGGCGGCTGATCGACGCCAGCGACAAGACCTCCCGCTTCGTCACCGACCTTGGCCAGGCCCGCACCCTGCGCGGGCACCACAACCAGCAGAACGCCGCCGCCGCCTATGCCGCGGTGCGGGCGCTGGGGATGGCCCCCAAGGTCGCGGCGGAAGGGATGTTCGACTTCCCTGGCCTGCCGCACCGAATGGAGCAGGTCCTGGAGAAGGACGGGGTCGCCTGGGTCAACGACAGCAAGGCCACCAACCCGGATGCGGCGGGCAAGAGCCTGGCGGCCTATGAGCGGATCGTCTGGATCGCCGGCGGCCGGCCCAAGCCCGGCGGGTTCCGGGAGCTGGCGCCCGCCATGGCCAACGTCACCACCGCCCTGCTGATCGGCGAGGCCGCCGATGCCATCGCCGCCGATCTGGGCTCCGTGGTCGAGTGCCGCAAGGTCGGCACGCTCGAGGCGGCGGTGGCGGCCGCGCGCGAGATCGCCGGCCCGGGCGCCACCGTGCTGCTGGCGCCGGCCTGCGCCAGTTTCGACCAGTTCCAGGACTACGAGGCGCGCGGCCAGGCGTTCCGCGCCCTGGCAGCGGGTAGGGCGGCATGA
- the mraY gene encoding phospho-N-acetylmuramoyl-pentapeptide-transferase yields the protein MLYHLLVPLSDTLTVLNVFRYITFRAGGAVMTALFLSFWLGPKVIRWLKSKQPGGQPIRLDGPESHLLTKKGTPTMGGVLILLALTLSTLLWADLGNGYTWLVLFVTLGYGLIGFGDDYLKLTKRNSKGLSGRMKLLAQAAIALAAALYLVVVVDGPTATALALPFFKDAFLPLGFMFPIFAMLVMMGSSNAVNLTDGLDGLAIVPVMIAAGCFGMIAYLGGNAIFANYLGIPHVPGAGEITVFLAALVGASMGFLWFNAPPAMVFMGDTGSLSAGGALGATAVIVKHELVLVVIGGLFVLEAVSVIVQVASFKMTGRRVFRMAPLHHHFEKLGWQESTIVIRFWIIASILALIGLSTLKLR from the coding sequence ATGCTCTATCATCTGCTCGTGCCGCTCTCGGACACGCTGACCGTCCTGAACGTGTTCCGCTACATCACCTTCCGCGCCGGTGGCGCGGTGATGACCGCCCTGTTCCTGAGCTTCTGGCTGGGCCCAAAGGTGATCCGCTGGCTGAAGAGCAAGCAGCCGGGCGGCCAGCCGATCCGCCTGGACGGGCCGGAGAGCCACCTGCTCACCAAGAAGGGCACCCCCACCATGGGCGGCGTCCTGATCCTGCTGGCGCTGACCCTGTCGACCCTGCTCTGGGCGGACCTCGGCAACGGCTACACCTGGCTCGTCCTGTTCGTCACCCTGGGCTATGGCCTGATCGGCTTTGGCGACGACTATCTCAAGCTTACCAAGCGCAACAGCAAGGGTCTGTCCGGGCGCATGAAGCTCCTGGCCCAGGCGGCGATCGCCCTGGCAGCGGCCCTCTACTTGGTGGTCGTGGTCGACGGCCCGACGGCGACAGCACTGGCGCTGCCCTTCTTCAAGGACGCATTCCTGCCCCTGGGATTCATGTTCCCGATCTTCGCGATGCTGGTCATGATGGGCAGTTCCAACGCGGTGAACCTCACCGACGGGTTGGACGGGCTGGCGATCGTCCCGGTGATGATCGCCGCGGGCTGTTTCGGCATGATCGCCTATCTGGGCGGCAACGCGATCTTCGCCAACTATCTGGGCATCCCGCATGTCCCCGGTGCCGGCGAGATCACCGTGTTCCTGGCGGCGCTGGTCGGCGCGTCGATGGGCTTTCTCTGGTTCAACGCGCCGCCCGCCATGGTGTTCATGGGCGACACCGGCTCGCTCTCGGCCGGCGGCGCGCTGGGCGCCACCGCGGTGATCGTCAAGCACGAGCTCGTGCTGGTGGTGATCGGCGGCCTGTTCGTCCTGGAAGCGGTGTCGGTGATCGTGCAGGTCGCCAGCTTCAAGATGACCGGCCGGCGGGTCTTCCGGATGGCGCCGCTGCACCATCATTTCGAAAAGCTCGGCTGGCAGGAATCGACCATCGTGATCCGGTTTTGGATCATCGCGTCGATCCTGGCTTTGATCGGCCTTTCCACCCTCAAGCTGCGGTGA
- a CDS encoding UDP-N-acetylmuramoyl-L-alanyl-D-glutamate--2,6-diaminopimelate ligase, with protein sequence MRLSSLLEQEDLLSPLSAEALDLDIRGLALDSRAVRPGSLFAALPGTRLDGATFVPDALAAGAIAVLGGPALAERALPVPVLAARDPAALLARLAARFFGQQPSTVAAVTGTNGKTSVASFTRQLWALAGHEAASIGTLGVQSTTGDLDGNLTTPDVITLQRLAADLAGKGVDHLVIEASSHGLEQKRVDGLHVRAAAFTNLTRDHLDHHGNMAAYLAAKCRLFDEVLAADGTAVLNADISEFALLRDACIRRGIRVIDYGWAAETLRLEDWHPEPAGQVLAVRLDGRTHRLRTSLVGAFQAENLLAAIGLFHATGGDLDQAAALLGEIRGAPGRMQLAGTTAQGAAVYVDYAHTPDALEKALLAARPHTEGRLVVVFGCGGDRDPGKRPLMGRAASQLADLAIVTDDNPRNEDPAAIRAAALGAMAPGAREIGDRGQAIRTAIDGLDAGDVLLIAGKGHERGQTVRGVVHPFDDLEVARAALRGIATS encoded by the coding sequence TTGCGGCTCTCGAGCCTGCTTGAGCAGGAAGACCTGCTCTCCCCCCTGTCCGCCGAGGCCCTGGATCTGGACATCCGGGGCCTTGCCCTCGACTCGCGCGCGGTCAGGCCGGGCAGCCTGTTCGCGGCGCTGCCCGGCACCAGGCTGGACGGCGCCACCTTCGTGCCGGACGCGCTGGCGGCCGGGGCCATCGCCGTGCTCGGCGGCCCGGCCCTGGCCGAGCGGGCGCTGCCGGTTCCGGTGCTGGCCGCAAGGGACCCGGCGGCCTTGCTGGCAAGGCTCGCCGCCCGCTTCTTCGGCCAGCAGCCCTCAACCGTCGCGGCGGTGACCGGCACCAACGGCAAGACCTCGGTCGCGAGCTTCACGCGCCAGCTCTGGGCGCTGGCGGGCCACGAGGCGGCCTCGATCGGCACGCTCGGCGTGCAGTCGACCACCGGCGACCTGGACGGCAACCTGACCACGCCCGACGTGATCACCCTGCAGCGCCTGGCGGCGGACCTTGCCGGCAAGGGGGTCGACCATCTGGTGATCGAGGCGTCCAGCCACGGCCTGGAGCAGAAGCGGGTCGACGGGCTGCATGTCCGCGCCGCCGCCTTCACCAACCTGACCCGGGACCATCTGGACCATCACGGCAATATGGCGGCCTATCTCGCCGCCAAGTGCCGCCTGTTCGACGAGGTGCTGGCGGCGGACGGCACGGCCGTGCTGAACGCGGACATTTCCGAGTTCGCGCTGCTGCGCGATGCCTGCATCCGTCGCGGCATCCGGGTGATCGATTATGGCTGGGCCGCCGAGACCCTGCGCCTGGAGGACTGGCACCCCGAGCCGGCCGGGCAGGTCCTGGCGGTGCGGCTGGATGGCCGCACCCACCGGCTCCGCACCAGCCTGGTCGGCGCATTCCAGGCCGAGAACCTGCTGGCGGCGATCGGGCTCTTCCATGCCACCGGCGGCGATCTGGACCAGGCTGCCGCGCTTCTGGGCGAGATCCGCGGCGCTCCCGGGCGGATGCAGCTGGCCGGCACCACCGCGCAGGGGGCGGCGGTCTATGTCGACTATGCGCACACGCCCGACGCCCTGGAAAAGGCGCTGCTCGCCGCCCGTCCCCATACCGAGGGCCGCCTCGTGGTCGTGTTCGGCTGCGGCGGCGACCGCGATCCCGGCAAGCGGCCGCTGATGGGGCGGGCCGCCTCCCAACTGGCCGATCTTGCCATCGTGACCGACGACAATCCCCGCAACGAGGATCCAGCCGCCATCCGGGCGGCCGCCCTGGGCGCCATGGCGCCGGGCGCACGGGAGATCGGCGACCGGGGCCAGGCGATCCGCACCGCGATCGACGGGCTCGATGCGGGCGACGTCCTCCTGATCGCCGGCAAGGGCCACGAGCGCGGCCAGACCGTCCGGGGGGTGGTGCATCCGTTCGACGACCTCGAGGTGGCCCGGGCGGCGCTGCGCGGGATAGCAACGTCATGA